A part of Sinorhizobium chiapasense genomic DNA contains:
- the cysN gene encoding sulfate adenylyltransferase subunit CysN, giving the protein MTAPAIANAALDDATAVAAYPAQEPVRATRDSRPLRLITCGSVDDGKSTLIGRLLWDTKAVKEDQAATLQRDSNGKQNDLGLPDFALLLDGLQAEREQGITIDVAYRYFSTDKRSFIVADTPGHEQYTRNMATGASTADLAVLLVDARVGLLEQTRRHATIATLMGIRQFVLAVNKIDLTNYDRARFEQISHEFKELALSLGVRQVTAIPVSALKGENVVYDGRASMPWYDGPTLIEVLELATTRSAQTVGFRLPVQRVSRPGESFRGYQGTVAGGSVKPGDSVVILPSGMVANVTKIVTFDLVRNAAVAGDAVTLVLDRQVDVSRGDVIAAIDSQPMTGLAFDAQLVALQPEGIQPGKRYWLKSGSRRQRVQVQPASQLDLKTGKWNHADELPMNAIGKVHLVFDEQAIFDAYEQNRTTGAFILIDPDTNNTVAGGMITAKRAALGGIHAEESRVILSLPADLADQLMATELFAGRREDVEIRRVTAGKAAEIIDTIDG; this is encoded by the coding sequence ATGACCGCACCCGCAATCGCGAACGCCGCCCTGGACGACGCAACCGCCGTGGCAGCCTATCCGGCGCAGGAGCCGGTGCGCGCCACACGCGATTCCCGCCCGCTTCGCCTCATCACCTGCGGCAGCGTCGACGACGGCAAATCGACGCTGATCGGTCGGCTGCTGTGGGACACCAAGGCGGTCAAGGAAGACCAGGCCGCAACCCTTCAGCGTGATTCCAACGGCAAGCAGAACGATCTCGGCCTGCCCGATTTCGCGCTGCTTCTGGACGGGCTGCAGGCCGAGCGCGAACAGGGCATCACCATCGATGTCGCCTATCGCTACTTCTCGACCGACAAGCGCTCCTTCATCGTTGCCGACACGCCCGGTCACGAGCAATACACGCGCAACATGGCGACCGGCGCCTCGACCGCCGATCTCGCCGTGCTCCTGGTCGATGCGCGCGTCGGCCTTCTGGAGCAGACCCGCCGCCACGCGACGATCGCAACGCTGATGGGCATCCGCCAGTTCGTGCTCGCCGTCAACAAGATCGACCTCACCAATTATGACCGCGCCCGCTTCGAGCAGATCTCGCACGAGTTCAAGGAACTCGCCTTGTCGCTCGGTGTGCGGCAAGTCACGGCGATCCCGGTTTCGGCACTCAAGGGCGAGAACGTCGTCTATGACGGCCGTGCCTCCATGCCCTGGTACGATGGCCCGACGCTGATCGAGGTTTTGGAACTCGCAACGACCCGCTCCGCGCAGACCGTCGGCTTCCGCCTGCCCGTTCAACGCGTCTCGCGCCCGGGCGAGAGCTTCCGCGGCTATCAGGGCACGGTTGCCGGCGGCTCGGTGAAACCCGGCGACTCCGTCGTGATCCTGCCGTCCGGCATGGTCGCCAACGTCACCAAGATCGTCACCTTCGACCTCGTGCGCAACGCGGCCGTCGCCGGCGACGCGGTCACGCTGGTGCTCGACCGCCAGGTCGACGTCTCGCGCGGCGACGTGATCGCGGCGATCGACAGCCAGCCGATGACCGGACTTGCCTTCGACGCCCAGCTCGTTGCCCTTCAGCCGGAGGGCATCCAGCCCGGCAAGCGCTACTGGCTGAAATCCGGCAGCCGCCGCCAGCGCGTGCAGGTGCAACCCGCAAGCCAGCTCGATCTCAAGACCGGCAAGTGGAACCATGCGGACGAGCTGCCGATGAACGCCATCGGCAAGGTTCATCTCGTCTTCGATGAACAGGCGATCTTCGACGCTTACGAACAGAACCGCACCACCGGCGCCTTCATCCTGATCGACCCGGACACCAACAACACAGTTGCCGGCGGCATGATCACCGCCAAGCGCGCCGCCCTCGGCGGCATCCATGCGGAAGAAAGCCGGGTGATCCTGTCGCTGCCGGCGGACCTAGCCGACCAGCTGATGGCGACGGAACTCTTCGCGGGCCGGCGAGAGGACGTGGAGATCCGTCGCGTCACTGCCGGCAAGGCGGCCGAAATCATCGACACGATCGACGGCTGA
- the cysD gene encoding sulfate adenylyltransferase subunit CysD yields the protein MPHNHPETELHNPQSTKPPLDPHLKALENEAIHIFREVAAEFERPVMLYSIGKDSSVLLHLARKAFYPGRVPFPLLHVDTGWKFQEMIAFRDEMVEKYDLDLVVHTNPRGAKENVTPFSHGSALYTDIMKTEALRQALDAGRYDAAFGGARRDEEASRAKERIYSFRTPDHRWDPRNQRPELWNLYNGMIRKGESVRAFPLSNWTEVDIWRYIQAEEIPIVPLYFAKKRPIVERDGMMILAEDPRLELLPGEMKREEVIRFRTLGCFPLTGAIRSSATTLDAIISELETATVSERQGRAIDRDQSGSMEKKKREGYF from the coding sequence ATGCCCCATAACCATCCGGAAACGGAACTGCATAATCCGCAGAGCACGAAGCCGCCGCTCGATCCGCATCTCAAGGCGCTCGAAAACGAAGCGATCCACATTTTCCGTGAGGTTGCCGCCGAATTCGAGCGCCCGGTGATGCTCTATTCGATCGGCAAGGATTCGTCCGTGCTCTTGCATCTGGCGCGCAAGGCCTTCTACCCTGGCCGCGTCCCCTTCCCGCTGCTTCATGTCGATACCGGCTGGAAGTTCCAGGAAATGATCGCGTTTCGCGACGAGATGGTCGAAAAATACGATCTCGACCTGGTCGTCCATACCAACCCGCGCGGGGCGAAGGAGAATGTCACCCCCTTCTCGCACGGCTCGGCGCTCTATACCGACATCATGAAGACGGAAGCACTGCGCCAGGCGCTTGATGCCGGCCGGTACGATGCCGCCTTCGGCGGCGCACGCCGCGACGAAGAAGCAAGCCGCGCCAAGGAGCGGATCTATTCGTTCCGCACGCCGGACCACCGCTGGGATCCGCGCAACCAGCGCCCCGAGCTCTGGAACCTCTATAACGGCATGATCCGCAAGGGCGAAAGCGTGCGCGCGTTCCCGCTCTCCAACTGGACCGAGGTCGACATCTGGCGCTACATCCAGGCGGAAGAGATTCCGATCGTGCCGCTCTACTTCGCCAAGAAGCGCCCGATTGTCGAACGTGACGGCATGATGATCCTTGCCGAGGATCCGCGTCTCGAACTTCTTCCAGGCGAGATGAAGCGCGAGGAAGTGATCCGCTTCCGCACGCTCGGTTGTTTCCCGCTGACGGGCGCCATCCGTTCCAGCGCCACGACGCTCGACGCCATCATTTCCGAACTTGAAACCGCGACCGTCTCCGAACGACAGGGACGCGCCATCGACCGGGACCAGTCAGGCTCGATGGAAAAGAAAAAACGCGAGGGATATTTCTGA
- a CDS encoding phosphoadenylyl-sulfate reductase — MTTQTLEAQAEALSEALEGLDLAGRLALIAGLEGRAVFTTSLGIEDQVITAAIGTDRLDIDVATLKTGRLFNETVALIDKTEETYGILIKRFYPEKSDIDAYVAQYGMNGFYESVEARHACCGVRKLKPLARALEGASYWITGLRRGQSGNRAATPFAEADIERGLIKINPLADWDIEAIRAHVAAQAIPVNPLHDRGYPSIGCEPCTRAIKPGELERAGRWWWENDEKRECGLHVPEAASSIIPSASNAA; from the coding sequence ATGACCACGCAGACCCTCGAAGCCCAAGCGGAAGCCCTGAGCGAGGCGCTCGAAGGCCTCGATCTTGCCGGACGCCTGGCGCTCATCGCCGGTCTTGAAGGCAGGGCCGTTTTCACGACGTCGCTCGGTATCGAGGATCAGGTTATCACGGCCGCGATCGGCACCGACCGCCTCGACATCGATGTAGCGACGCTGAAGACTGGCCGCCTCTTCAACGAGACTGTCGCGCTTATCGACAAGACCGAGGAAACCTACGGGATCCTCATCAAGCGTTTCTACCCCGAAAAGTCCGACATCGACGCCTATGTGGCGCAGTATGGCATGAACGGTTTCTACGAAAGCGTGGAAGCCAGACATGCCTGTTGCGGCGTGCGCAAGCTGAAGCCGCTTGCGCGTGCGCTCGAGGGGGCAAGCTACTGGATCACCGGCCTTCGCCGCGGTCAGTCGGGCAATCGTGCCGCTACCCCGTTTGCCGAAGCCGACATCGAACGCGGGCTTATCAAGATCAATCCGCTCGCGGATTGGGATATCGAGGCGATCCGCGCCCATGTCGCAGCACAAGCCATTCCGGTCAACCCGCTGCACGACCGCGGCTATCCCTCGATCGGCTGCGAGCCCTGCACCCGCGCGATAAAGCCCGGCGAGCTGGAGCGCGCCGGACGCTGGTGGTGGGAGAACGACGAGAAGCGCGAATGCGGCCTGCACGTTCCGGAAGCGGCCTCCTCCATCATTCCCAGCGCCAGCAACGCCGCCTGA
- a CDS encoding DUF6152 family protein, with amino-acid sequence MVRSLPARILVGGSLGLLLVTGAYAHHGWSWAEADQIELSGTIREISMAPPHPTLDVETENDGLWRVELANPRQTERSGFVEGVAKVGDPVVALGNRSLDRNEKRMKAVRITVAGKVYNLYPERIQTN; translated from the coding sequence ATGGTTAGGTCCTTACCCGCTCGCATCCTTGTTGGAGGCTCGCTCGGACTGCTTCTCGTGACTGGCGCCTATGCCCACCATGGCTGGTCCTGGGCGGAGGCCGATCAAATCGAACTTTCCGGGACAATCCGGGAGATTTCCATGGCCCCGCCGCATCCGACGCTGGACGTCGAGACGGAGAATGACGGCCTCTGGCGGGTCGAACTTGCCAACCCGCGGCAGACTGAGCGCTCCGGCTTTGTCGAGGGCGTGGCGAAAGTCGGCGATCCCGTGGTGGCCCTCGGCAACCGTTCGCTCGATCGGAACGAGAAGAGGATGAAGGCCGTTCGGATCACCGTCGCCGGCAAAGTCTATAACCTCTATCCGGAACGGATACAGACGAATTGA
- a CDS encoding DUF6644 family protein — MEALEWIGALPFAVAIRRSALLYLFVNAAHILSIGIIVGAILPLDLRLIGFFGKVPVPAIGPYLSRAAATGVVLAIVTGFCLFSVRPLEYAGNAAFLTKITLLALGIVNAVLLHLTPQWRVAVKGGPLSWRVRLSALLSMAIWTGAVLAGRWIGFLSE; from the coding sequence ATGGAGGCGTTGGAGTGGATCGGCGCCCTGCCTTTCGCGGTGGCGATACGACGCTCCGCGCTCCTCTACCTGTTCGTGAACGCTGCCCATATCCTGTCGATCGGAATAATCGTCGGTGCGATCCTGCCACTCGACCTGCGCCTGATCGGGTTTTTCGGCAAGGTGCCGGTCCCGGCGATCGGGCCGTACCTCTCGCGCGCCGCAGCAACCGGCGTAGTCCTAGCCATCGTCACGGGCTTCTGCCTCTTCAGTGTCCGCCCGCTTGAATATGCGGGCAACGCTGCCTTCCTGACAAAAATCACGCTGCTCGCACTCGGCATCGTCAATGCGGTTTTGCTGCATCTGACGCCGCAATGGCGTGTCGCCGTCAAAGGCGGACCGCTCTCCTGGAGAGTCCGCCTTTCGGCACTGCTTTCGATGGCGATCTGGACCGGAGCGGTCCTTGCCGGCCGCTGGATCGGTTTTCTTTCGGAGTGA
- the betA gene encoding choline dehydrogenase, with translation MQADFVIIGSGSAGSALAYRLSEDGKHSVIVLEFGGSDVGPFIQMPAALAWPMSMNRYNWGYLSEPEPNLNNRRITAPRGKVIGGSSSINGMVYVRGHAEDFNRWEELGAQGWAYADVLPYFKRMEHSHGGEDGWRGTQGPLHVQRGSVRNPLFHAFIQAGKQAGFELTDDYNGSKQEGFGLMEQTTWQGRRWSAASAYLKPALKRPNVRLIRCLAHKVVIENGRATGVEIERNGQTEVVKANREVIVSASSFNSPKLLMLSGIGPAAHLKEMGIEVKADRPGVGQNLQDHMEFYFQQVSTKPVSLYSWLPWFWQGVAGAQWLLFKRGLGVSNQFEACAFLRSAPGVKQPDIQYHFLPVAISYDGKAAANTHGFQVHVGYNLSQSRGSVTLRSSDPTADPVIRFNYMSHPEDWEKFRHCVRLTREIFAQKAFDQYRGPEIQPGDKVQTDEEIDAFLREHLESAYHPCGTCKMGAKDDPMAVVDPETRVIGVDGLRVADSSIFPHVTYGNLNGPSIMTGEKAADHILGKQPLARSNQEPWINPRWALSDR, from the coding sequence ATGCAGGCAGATTTCGTCATCATCGGTTCCGGTTCGGCTGGCTCGGCGCTGGCCTATCGCCTGTCGGAAGACGGCAAGCATTCGGTCATCGTGCTGGAGTTCGGCGGCTCGGACGTCGGCCCGTTCATCCAGATGCCGGCAGCGCTCGCCTGGCCGATGAGCATGAACCGCTACAATTGGGGTTATCTCTCCGAACCGGAGCCGAACCTCAACAACCGACGCATCACCGCGCCGCGCGGCAAGGTGATCGGCGGTTCCTCCTCGATCAACGGCATGGTCTATGTGCGCGGCCACGCGGAGGACTTCAACCGCTGGGAGGAGTTGGGCGCCCAAGGCTGGGCCTACGCCGATGTGCTTCCCTATTTCAAGCGGATGGAACATTCGCATGGTGGCGAAGACGGCTGGCGCGGCACGCAGGGGCCGCTGCATGTCCAGCGCGGCAGCGTCAGGAACCCGCTTTTTCACGCCTTCATCCAGGCGGGGAAGCAGGCAGGGTTCGAACTCACCGACGACTATAACGGCTCCAAGCAGGAAGGCTTCGGCCTGATGGAGCAGACGACCTGGCAAGGCCGGCGCTGGTCAGCGGCCTCCGCCTATCTGAAGCCGGCGCTGAAGCGCCCGAATGTCCGACTGATCCGCTGCCTCGCCCACAAGGTCGTCATCGAGAACGGCCGCGCGACCGGCGTCGAGATCGAGCGCAATGGTCAAACCGAGGTGGTGAAGGCCAACCGCGAAGTGATCGTCTCCGCCTCCTCCTTCAACTCGCCGAAGCTGTTGATGCTCTCCGGCATCGGTCCGGCGGCGCATCTGAAGGAGATGGGCATCGAGGTGAAGGCCGACCGGCCGGGCGTCGGTCAGAACCTTCAGGATCACATGGAGTTTTATTTCCAGCAGGTCAGCACGAAGCCGGTGTCGCTCTATTCTTGGCTGCCATGGTTCTGGCAGGGGGTCGCGGGCGCGCAATGGCTACTCTTCAAGAGAGGCCTCGGCGTTTCCAACCAGTTCGAGGCCTGCGCCTTCCTTCGTTCGGCACCGGGGGTCAAACAGCCCGATATCCAGTACCATTTCCTGCCCGTGGCGATCAGCTACGACGGCAAGGCGGCGGCCAACACGCACGGCTTCCAGGTCCATGTCGGCTACAACCTCTCACAGTCGCGCGGCAGCGTCACCCTTCGCTCGTCCGACCCGACGGCCGATCCGGTGATCCGCTTCAACTACATGAGCCACCCGGAGGACTGGGAGAAATTCCGCCACTGCGTGCGGCTGACGCGCGAGATCTTCGCCCAGAAGGCCTTCGACCAGTACCGCGGACCGGAAATTCAGCCTGGCGACAAGGTCCAGACGGACGAGGAGATCGACGCCTTCCTGCGTGAACATCTCGAAAGCGCCTACCATCCCTGCGGCACCTGCAAGATGGGCGCCAAGGACGACCCGATGGCAGTGGTGGATCCGGAAACGCGGGTGATCGGCGTCGATGGCTTGCGCGTCGCCGACTCCTCAATCTTCCCGCATGTCACCTACGGCAACCTCAACGGTCCCTCGATCATGACCGGCGAGAAGGCAGCCGACCACATCCTCGGTAAGCAGCCGCTCGCCCGCTCCAACCAGGAGCCCTGGATCAATCCGCGCTGGGCGCTCAGCGACCGGTAG
- the betB gene encoding betaine-aldehyde dehydrogenase: MKAQPQASHFIDGEYIEDTAGTVIESVYPATGEVIARLHAATPAIVEKAIAAAKRAQPEWAAMSPTARGRILKRAAEIMRERNRALSELETLDTGKPIQETIVADPTSGADSFEFFGGIVAAALNGDYIPLGGDFAYTKRVPLGVCVGIGAWNYPQQIACWKGAPALAAGNAMVFKPSENTPLGALKIAEILVEAGLPKGLYNVIQGDRGTGPLLVNHPDVAKVSLTGSVPTGRQVAGAAASELKHVTMELGGKSPLIVFDDADLESAIGGAMLGNFYSTGQVCSNGTRVFVQRKVKEAFLARLKERTEAIVIGDPMDEATQLGPMVSKAQRDKVFSYIEKGKAEGARLLTGGGIPNDVNTGGTYIQPTVFADVTDGMTIAREEIFGPVMCVLDFDDEAEVVARANATEFGLSAGVFTADITRAHRVVDRLEAGTLWINTYNLCPVEIPFGGSKQSGFGRENSVAALNHYTELKTVYVGMGPVQAPY, translated from the coding sequence ATGAAAGCCCAACCGCAAGCCTCGCACTTCATCGACGGGGAATATATCGAGGACACCGCCGGCACGGTGATCGAGAGCGTTTATCCCGCGACCGGCGAGGTGATCGCCCGTCTTCATGCAGCGACGCCTGCGATCGTCGAAAAGGCGATCGCCGCCGCAAAACGGGCGCAGCCGGAATGGGCGGCGATGAGCCCGACTGCACGTGGCCGCATCCTGAAGCGCGCCGCCGAGATCATGCGCGAGCGCAACCGCGCGCTTTCCGAGTTGGAAACACTCGATACCGGCAAGCCGATCCAGGAAACGATCGTCGCCGACCCGACCTCGGGCGCCGACAGCTTCGAATTCTTCGGCGGCATCGTGGCAGCCGCACTCAACGGTGACTATATCCCGCTTGGCGGCGACTTCGCCTATACCAAGCGGGTGCCGCTCGGCGTCTGTGTCGGCATCGGCGCCTGGAACTATCCGCAGCAGATCGCCTGCTGGAAGGGCGCGCCGGCGCTCGCGGCCGGCAATGCCATGGTCTTCAAGCCTTCGGAAAACACGCCCCTCGGCGCGCTGAAGATCGCCGAAATCCTGGTCGAAGCCGGCCTGCCCAAGGGCCTCTACAATGTCATCCAAGGCGACCGCGGCACCGGTCCGCTGCTCGTCAACCACCCCGATGTCGCCAAGGTGTCGCTCACCGGCTCGGTGCCGACGGGCAGACAAGTGGCGGGGGCGGCCGCATCCGAACTCAAGCACGTCACGATGGAGCTCGGCGGCAAGTCGCCGTTGATCGTCTTCGACGATGCCGATCTCGAAAGTGCCATCGGCGGCGCCATGCTCGGCAATTTCTATTCGACCGGCCAGGTCTGCTCGAACGGCACCCGCGTCTTCGTGCAGAGAAAAGTCAAGGAAGCATTTCTGGCGCGCCTTAAGGAGCGGACCGAGGCGATCGTGATCGGCGACCCGATGGACGAGGCGACACAGCTTGGGCCGATGGTTTCGAAGGCGCAGCGCGACAAAGTCTTCTCCTACATCGAGAAGGGCAAGGCGGAGGGCGCGCGGCTGTTGACCGGCGGCGGCATTCCGAACGACGTCAACACCGGCGGCACCTATATCCAGCCGACCGTCTTTGCCGACGTCACCGACGGGATGACGATCGCGCGCGAGGAGATCTTCGGGCCGGTCATGTGCGTGCTCGACTTCGACGACGAGGCGGAGGTCGTCGCTCGGGCGAACGCCACCGAATTCGGTCTCTCCGCCGGCGTCTTCACGGCCGACATCACCCGTGCGCATCGGGTGGTCGACCGGCTCGAGGCGGGTACGCTCTGGATCAACACCTACAATCTCTGCCCGGTCGAGATCCCCTTCGGCGGTTCGAAGCAATCGGGCTTCGGGCGGGAGAATTCGGTCGCGGCGCTCAACCACTATACCGAGCTCAAGACCGTCTATGTCGGCATGGGGCCGGTGCAGGCGCCGTACTGA
- the betC gene encoding choline-sulfatase: MTAGKPNILIIMVDQLNGKLFPDGPADFLHAPNLKALAKRSARFRNNYTSSPLCAPARASFMAGQLPSRTRVYDNAAEYQSSIPTYAHHLRRAGYYTALSGKMHFVGPDQLHGFEERLTTDIYPADFGWTPDYRKPGERIDWWYHNLGSVTGAGVAEITNQMEYDDEVAFLANQKLYRLSRENDDESRRPWCLTASFTHPHDPYVARRKFWDLYENCEHLLPEVGALPFERQDPHSRRIMHSCDYENFEITEENIRRSRRAYFANISYLDEKVGELIDTLTRTRMLDDTLILFCSDHGDMLGERGLWFKMNFFEGSARVPLMIAGPGVIPGLHLAPTSNLDVTPTLADLAGISMDEVKPWTDGVSLLPMVTGAERTEPVLMEYAAEASYAPLVAIREGKWKYVHCALDPDQLYDLEADPLELTNLAEKPRGPVDQATLTAFRDMRAAHWDMEGFDAAVRESQARRWVVYEALRNGAYYPWDHQPLQKASERYMRNHMNLDNLEESKRYPRGE, translated from the coding sequence GTGACCGCCGGCAAGCCGAATATCCTGATCATCATGGTGGATCAGCTGAACGGAAAGCTCTTTCCGGACGGCCCCGCCGACTTCCTGCATGCGCCGAACCTCAAGGCGCTGGCCAAACGCTCGGCCCGCTTCCGCAACAATTACACATCATCTCCGCTGTGCGCTCCCGCCCGCGCCTCCTTCATGGCCGGCCAGTTGCCGAGCCGCACACGCGTCTACGACAACGCCGCCGAGTATCAGTCCTCGATCCCGACCTATGCCCATCACCTGCGCCGGGCCGGCTACTACACCGCGCTTTCGGGCAAGATGCATTTCGTCGGACCGGATCAACTGCACGGCTTCGAAGAGCGCCTGACGACCGATATCTATCCGGCCGATTTCGGCTGGACGCCCGATTATCGCAAGCCCGGCGAGCGGATCGACTGGTGGTACCACAATCTCGGTTCCGTCACCGGCGCCGGCGTGGCGGAGATCACCAACCAGATGGAATATGACGACGAGGTGGCCTTTCTGGCGAACCAGAAGCTCTATCGGCTTTCGCGCGAGAACGACGACGAAAGCCGCCGCCCCTGGTGCCTCACCGCTTCCTTCACGCACCCGCATGATCCCTACGTCGCGCGGCGCAAGTTCTGGGATCTCTACGAGAACTGCGAGCATCTGCTGCCAGAAGTCGGCGCGCTCCCCTTCGAGCGGCAGGACCCGCATTCGCGGCGCATCATGCACTCCTGTGATTACGAAAACTTCGAGATTACCGAGGAGAACATCCGCCGCTCGCGGCGCGCCTATTTCGCCAACATCTCCTATCTCGACGAAAAGGTCGGCGAGCTGATCGACACCCTCACGCGGACGAGGATGCTCGACGACACGCTTATTCTCTTCTGCTCCGACCATGGCGACATGCTCGGCGAGCGCGGCCTATGGTTCAAGATGAACTTCTTCGAGGGCTCGGCGCGCGTGCCGCTGATGATCGCCGGACCCGGCGTCATACCCGGTCTGCATCTGGCGCCGACCTCGAATCTCGACGTGACGCCGACGCTTGCCGACCTCGCCGGCATTTCCATGGACGAGGTGAAGCCCTGGACGGACGGCGTCAGCCTGCTGCCGATGGTGACCGGTGCGGAGCGGACGGAACCGGTGCTGATGGAATATGCGGCGGAGGCTTCCTACGCGCCGCTCGTCGCCATCCGCGAAGGCAAGTGGAAATATGTCCATTGCGCGCTTGATCCAGACCAGCTCTACGACCTCGAAGCCGATCCGCTGGAACTCACCAATCTCGCGGAAAAGCCGCGCGGGCCTGTCGACCAGGCGACGCTCACGGCCTTCCGCGACATGCGCGCCGCCCACTGGGACATGGAAGGCTTCGACGCCGCGGTGCGCGAAAGCCAGGCGCGGCGCTGGGTGGTCTACGAGGCGCTCAGGAACGGTGCCTATTACCCCTGGGACCATCAGCCGCTGCAGAAGGCATCCGAGCGCTACATGCGCAACCACATGAACCTCGACAACCTCGAGGAATCCAAACGCTACCCGCGAGGAGAATGA